The DNA region aggtgcaggcagcgatcggttgaagagcatgcatttagttttacttgtatttaagagcaattggaggccaatTGTTGATCCAATACTAGACTAAGCTCGGTTTGAATATTCAAGTACCTCCCCATCCCTAATTGCTGTCGAAATATATTATCAATATCTCACAaactcaaatctctctctctgcgtgtgtctgtctgtaggagaTATTGGGTCAGTGCATTAAAGAGCAGACGTTTAAGACCATCCTGTTCTCTGGGTAACACTAAGACAACTGATTTTGTAATGTAAATATCACTTTAAATCTGCATGAACATGACACACACAATGATAAACGCTTGTTTCCATGGTAATAGGTACCTGTACTTTACTTGAGGATGTATATATTTTTcatcttttacttttacttgacaACATTCAGAAAGAAAATATGTGcttgttacatttcgaatgctcagCAGGACAGTAAAACGGTCAAATTCATACACTTATTCAAGAGAACTCATCCCTACTGCTTCCGATCTGGTTTGTAAAATGTTGTTAGACTGTGCCCCTGGCTTTCCATAAATGAATAAAAACAAGAACATCTGCATAATATAAGGAGTTTGATATATAGCCTTTGCtttcacttttgatacttaagtacatttaaaaccagatacctttagacttttactcaagtagtattttactgggtgactttcacttttacttgagtcatttcctaataagtatctttacttttaatcaaatcaaatgtattatatagcccttcttacatcagctgatattgtaacggcggtcctccttctcttcatcagaaaaggaggagtatttatcgaaccaaggcgcagtggagtttgaacacatatttattaaacgaaaacacgaacttgaataaactaacaaaaataacaaacggtgtagacagatctagacgacgaacttacatgaaacaagaagaacgcacgaatagagaaaacaggctacacaaaaacaacgatgaacaaaacaaaccgaaaacagtcccgtgtggtgcaacgacatacacaaacacggaagacaatcacccacaacgaacactgtgacaacgcctacctaaatatgactcttaattagaggaacgccaaacacctgcctctaattaagagccataccaggcaacccaaaaccaacacagaaacagaaaacatagaatgcccacccaacctcacgtcctgaccaactaacacacataacaactaacataaataggtcaggaacgtgacagatatctcaaagtgttgtacagaaacccagcctaaaaccccaaacagcaagcaatgcaggtgtagaagcacggtggctaggaaaaacttttttttttaaacaaaaaaaacctcaagtatgacaattgggttctTTTCCCACCACTCATAAAGTATTATCTCCAGCAAGATCTCAAAAGGAcatggaaaatatatatttgtaaaatAATGACACAACATGGGATGTTTTTAAGAAATTATATAAAGCATTTTATTCCAAAACAGTCACACTGTTCGTTCAAATTCATCTGAACCAATGGTCCTCAAACAAACCCCTGTCCCCCAGAACTGTCCCGTGCTTGCGGTGGGGGAACATTGGTGTTCACTTCACTGTCTAAAGCGCCAGGGTTGCAGCTTGTCTGTTCAACCATGATCTGAGCACTAGTCCAGTCACTCAAGGGTGCCTCCTTCCCTCTCGTGGTAGAAAGTGCACATCTCCCACAGTCAGAACAGTAGACTGGTGGGCGGCAGCCTCAGTGTGATGTGAGCACTAGCCCAGTCACTCAAAGGTGCCTCCAATCCTCCCGTGGTCGGCAGTGCACACATCAGACAGTCagctgttactgtagatagtaagCTAAAGCCTCAGTCCTCCACACATTCATAGCTACCGATTTGTGTTCTCTTTCAAGCCAAATGAACCCTCATATTAACCCTTAAAATCTATAAAACATATTTTCTCATCAAAGCTcaccctcttccccctccctcaaccAATCCTCCTCCCTCCCATTTTGAAATGTCAGGCTGTAGTTGGCACCCGCCCTTCCCTGGCCCCTCTACCCTAGGTCCCTCACTGAATGCTGTACACACCGCTGAGCAGGcggctcttcttctcctccttctggcTCTCGTTCTTCAGGTCAGCAAACACCTGGGAGAAGAAGTTAGGGTCTGTGTTCATCTGGAGCATCTTGTCACTCATCAGCTTGGTGATGGACATGCAGCGGATCCAGAAGGTCTGCTGGCAGGTGTCCACCAGGAAGGGTTTCAGGGGGTAGGCGATCTCGTTGCCCATGTAGGAGCAGGTCGTGTAGAAGCAGGTGAGCAGCACGGCATGCAGCTCGTGCAAGGTGGCCACCTCGGAGGAAACCGCCTCGCGGCACAGCATGTAGAGGAAGACCACAGTGGCCGGATTGATGCAGCTCTGGTTCTGATAGCAGTTGTCCAGCAGATAACGGTCCACCACCCGCAGCCACAGCACCGGGTCCATGGAAGACATGTCCTGGAGCCGGTGGCAGCGCCGGCACAGGAACTCACCCAGGCAGCGCAGCAGCTCGCCGGTTGTAGCGTAGACCATCACCAGCCTCCTGGGCGTGTCGAGGTCCTGGACGGTCACCATCTGGGGCGTGTCGGGGGCCGTGTTTGAGTTGCATAAGGGGAACTTCTCGACCGACGAGGCGGCGTTGTTGGAGCTGTTGGAGATGGCTGGAGTGCTCTGGTCCTGGGTGGACAGCTTGTCACAGGACTGTGACTTCTCCAGGCTGAGGGTGGACAGGTTGGAGAAGGACTGAGACTTCTCCCGGTTCTCATTACTCAGATGGGCAATGTTGCTTTGGTTGGTGTTCTTGAGGGCCTGCACCTTCTTGGAGCCCTTCTTCTTCACAATCCGCCTCCATGGCAAGTAGCGCTTCAGAGTCTTGTCTTTTGCGCTCTTACCGGTCTGGACCTCCATCAAGTGACCCACAGTGTCCGGCCCGTCTTTGAAGAGGACTGCCTTCTTGCGGAGCGAGATAGACATTGCGGATCCCATGGTCAATAGTGCCTGTGGAAAACAAAATGCTTCAATATTAGCAAAATGAAATGCACGGTATCAGTTCAGTTGGCTTAGCTAACTCAGCTCTGACTGTCTccgaaatggcaacctattccctacaaagtgcactgcttttgaccattgCCCAAAggggtctggtcaaaagcagtgctttATATAggaaacagggttccatttgggacagattCTTCATCACAGTATTAAGCATAGGCATTAATAAGTCTTATGTATTCATAAACATGAGAAATATAACATTCCAAAGCAAAACAAAAATTTTACTCACTGATTTCAAGTTGATATGTGAAAAATGATGAAGATATTTCAATATTTTCTTTGTTAATTGAAAGGTAAAGACAGGTTGTCCAGTGCTTTGAGTTCAAGGCTGTTATGGTTGTGAACATCAGAATTGTCCAAGGTTCTGAAATCGAGTTTCCACGTCGTAATAAAGAAGTATGTCATAGAGGCGATTTTGTGAAAGATTGATGttggcaaaaataaataaatcaacaaATAAATAATGTCCGATGTTCCACTTGATAGAATTTGCCTCATATTTGCTATAGCCTAGCTCAATAAATTGAAAACAAAATAACCTCTGAGTGACTTCTATGTCACAGCGCAGCCCAGCctcacattcaattcgcgcatatatgtacaaaatgtatttcagcagatttcgtgcgtttttgtacatttttggggtggttcaattcgtttgaaaatacacgaatttctgtgctacttaattcgtgcgaaaagaCACGAATTTAACCAGTAGGCGACACACAAGCGGTTGCAACAACCATAGACGCGATcgcctgtatttatttattttacgttatgaatatatagatattttgtctttttttaacCATATAACCATaagaggttatatatatatatatatatagtctttTTTTTAATCCCTATTAAAACATTGTGGTTTtatgcctatatgtactgttttcGATTTTTCTGAACAGACTTTTCAGTATAGAATGAATGTAAGCAATGCATGATGGTTAATGGTGTTTTATTCGGTTGTAGTTCCATTTATTTCTTTAAAAATAAACGCGTAAACCATTTTTATTGACCAGAATGTAACTGAAAATACAATGGCAGCCTTGCCATTGtccatcaataacaaaaaaaaaaaaaaaatcgtatAACATTTGGGGAAACGTATGCAGTCATTGTAGTCTTACATTTTGTTGGCCAAACAAAATTACCAAAACGTTAACGTGTAATAAGGCTAGGGTGGCTGAgtgtaaatacatggctctgagtGTAAGCACCTTTTCACTAGAAACGTTCTTGTGTTCAAATTACCGTCAGTGCGAAATAGCTAGAACGCTTTCGTATTTCCACTTGGCTGCAACTACGGTTACGATAACGATAAATCAAGTGCAATACCTGCGTCGACCTGTGTCGAGCAGCAAAACACCGGAAAGCTTCTAGCCTACCGGAAAGTTACAAGAAGAACAAGAATAGTTACCTCATCCGGTCATGTGAcactctggatgccccctaaaagcaatttcaaccgttttgaaaaatgacgcctGGCAACCTcaaaaaaataccaggtgcacgaaaagtttggacttagaatattttttgaaaacctccataaatcactcaggccattgacACGAGAAGAATAAACCTAAAAtattttccagaagaaaaaacagaatattttttgaaaacctccataaatcactcaggccagcacccattgatttgGGGCGGTAGTATAGCGCTCCCAGAGtgggtatggaagtctggatcccccctaaacgcatttaaggctctgtgtgtctttaagcaccatactttttcactccatccttgctgtgtgtgtgtgtgtgtgtgtgtgtgtgtgtgtgtgtgtgtgtgtgtgtgtgtgtgtgtgtgtgtgtgtgtgtgtgtgtgtgtgtgtgtgtgtgtgtgtgtgtgtgtgtgtgtgtgtgtgtgtgtgtgtgagagagagagagagcttttctttgacatctgtttagagaaattactgatttacagttcatgagggttgaccGGTTCACACatttaaagttttggaaagatctaaCTTTTTTAAACCTTCgaaacagcacctatgaccccattttaaggcacttccggttggcacaggaagctataagtaaatacatatcctgatcggggtatgcttttacagaatcctgagttttaagtctatacgttaggAACTCactgatttacacagggttgaatgcactatatatcacaacctgctggttgggtatggcaaaacacttttagggtgattttatcacttccggttgctccaggaagcttagaatcaacacaggtagacctcatagtggcttgatggattgtcattgaagacaggttcataagacattcataacccacataggcttcaggttgaatttaggggtGCAGGCAATGTGTTCCTATGGGGTgagatgtcattgtaaactgtttgatgtaaacaccttcttttaactgttaagggttaatgccacacggtcaatgttaggcttgcacagatcgggaggaccttaggaacgttcctgaggtcaaattgtgcttctaaccttaacggttctctctctgtctcccaaaagccCAAAAATATGAAattgaggtcaaagggtcatTTGGGTCCTTCTTCTTGTCCCTGTCGCTGcactcagaccgagcgagctacggtcaagcggggcatctcgttgaactcggcacggcctggagataatggcaatgccattgcaggctttgtgtgtctttaagcaccgtactttttcactccatccttttatccccttttcttcgtggtatccaatcgctagtaattactatcttgtctcatcgctacaactcccgtatgggctcaggagagacgaaggtcgaaagccatgcgtcctccgaagcacaacccaaccaagccgcactgcttcttaacacagcgcgcctccaacccggaagccagccgcaccaatgtgtcggaggaaacaccgtgcacctggcccccttggctagagcgcactgcccccggcccgccacaggagtcgctggagcgcgatgagacaaggatatccctaccggccaaaccctccctaacccggacgacgctaggccaattgtgcgtcgccccacggacctcccggtcgcggccggctgcggcagagcctgggcgcgaacccagagactctggtggcgcagctagcactgcgatgcagtgccctagaccactgcgccacccgggaggcagatctgacctttttaacccttcaaaaCTGACCCTATGGCACCATTTGAAGGTACTTCCGGTTGACATAGGAAGCTGAAAGTGAACACATATCCTCCTTGGGGTAGGctcttatataatattgagtttaaagtctttatgttaagaactgacttatttacagagggttaaatgagtgtgtgttatttcataaaatcacatAAAATCACAGAATTCTagcagagcttcgagacccacttaAAAAATGTTCgtctgaacacactgcaactggatctgtaactttttttttttactcctttTTGTGAACATTACCAATTtgtcaatgtacgatttctcttaaattacgatagataaatggctggttctttttttcctgacaccgtatgcttatgtactttgacgtgaagcggtcaaattagcaccctactttgcgtttttgacctttaatcccagaaaaatggccataactcaaaaagaGTTGAGGCCttgacgccatcttgttcggggtCAACTGTCCATTacgtcttcgaaatattttccgtttaggagaaaaggccatATGCATTTGCAATGTGcttgtgcatttgcaatattatttattttccctctggtgggAATTTCCGAGACTGTTATTTTTATAAAACAGAAACCGAACGTCCGGCGAATTTTAGAAATGTTGCAGGACGTctagtaagggaccgtacatttgcaatgtGGCGTTTCTCACTAACCATATGGCGAGTGCTAAAATGTTCCCTTAAGGTATGGAAAGGCCTTGGAAAGGCCATAAGTGTAAGccaacataattcattattttacattaacatgtaacacatgcattatgaagaaaatagtgtaatttaggctccacgaaatatgaaATGGGTTATGAAGAAAATCGTGTATGGTTGCCTACATGACAAAAAGGCGTTCTGATTACAAGTGCACCAGTATCCAAAGTATTAAGCGAAATCAAGCACAGAAAACAGCATTGGcattaataaaacaatatttcCCACAAATTAAGTCGCACGTAAATGTGCGTCTTTTCTCAAAAATTCTGTTCAGCAAGTCtaaaacagtacatataggcatacaacgacacattttaaaacatggttaaacaaaGACAACATTTCTGTATATTCATGACGTTGAATTAGCCATTAAGAGGaacaaaaatgaaatacaaattatTGCGTCTATATGATTGTTGCAAAGGCTTGTGTAGCCTACTGGTTAAATTTGTGtcttttcgcacgaattaagAAGCACATAAATTCGTGTCTTTTCTCACAAATTAAGCCAGACGAAAAcgcacaaaaacgcacgaaatctgctgaaatacaaAAATTTTGTATGCGAATTGAATGTGAGACTGTGTTGGTAGGAGCTATTGGGTCAGTGCATTAAAGAGCAGACGTTTAAGACCATCCTGTTCTCTGGGTAACACTAAGACAACTGATTTTGTAATGTAAATATCACTTTAAATCTGCatgaacatgacacacacactgataaacTCTTGTTTCCATGGTAATAGGTACCTGTACTTTACTTGAGAATGTATATTTTTtatcttttacttttacttgacaACATTCATAAAGAAAAGATGTGctcgttacatttcgaatgctcagCAGGACAGTAAAACGGTCAAATTCATACACTTATTAAGAGAactcatccctactgcttctgatctggtttGTAAAATGTTGTTAGACTGTGCCCCTGGCTTTCCATAAATGAATAAAATCAAGAACATCTGCATAATATAAGGAACTTGATATATAGCCTTTGCTTTcagttttgatacttaagtacatttaacaCCAGAtacctttagacttttactcaagtagtattttactgggtgactttcacttttacttgagtaatttcctaataagtatctttacttttaatcaaatcaaatgtattatatagcccttcttacatcagctgatatctcaaagtgttttacagaaacccagcctaaaaccccaaacagcaagcaatgcaggtgtagaagcacggtggctaggaaaaacttttttatttaaacaaaaaaaaactcaagtatgacaattgggttctTTTCCCACCACTCGTGAAGTATTATCTCCAGCAAGATCTCAAAAGGAcatggaaaatatatatttgtaaaatAATAAGGACACAACATGGGATGTTTTTAAGAATTCATATAAAGCATTTTATTCCAAAACAGTCACACTGTTCGTTCAAATTCATCAGAACCAATGGTCCTCAAACAAACCCCTGTCCCCCAGAAGTGTCCCGTGCTTGCTGTGGGGGAACATTGGTGTTCACTTCACTGTCTAAAGCGCCAGGGTTGCAGCTTGTCTGTTCAACCATGATCTGAGCACTAGTCCAGTCACTCAAGGGTGCCTCCTTCCCTCTCGTGGTAGAAAGTGCACATCTCCCACAGTCAGAACAGTAGACTGGTGGGCTGCAGCCTCAGTGTGATGTGAGCACTAGCCCAGTCACTCAAAGGTGCCTCCAATCCTCCCGTGGTAGGCAGTGCACACATCAGTCAGTCagctgttactgtagatagtaagCTAAAGCCTCAGTCCTCCACACATTCATAGCTACCGATTTGTGTTCTCTTTCAAGCCAAATTAACCCTCATATTAACCCTTAAAATCTATAAAACATATTTTCTCATCAAAGATCACCCCCCTCCCTCAACCAATCCTCCTCCCTCCCATTTTGAAATGTCAGGTTGTAGTTGGCACCCACCCTTCCCTGGCCCCTCTACCCTAGGTCCCTCACTGAGTGCTGTACACACCGCTGAGCAGGcggctcttcttctcctccttctggcTCTCGTTCTTCAGGTCAGCAAACACCTGGGAGAAGAAGTTAGGGTCTGTGTTCATCTGGAGCATCTTGTCACTCATCAGCTTGGTGATGGACATGCAGCGGATCCAGAAGGTCTGCCCGCAGGTGTCCACCAGGAAGGGTTTCAGGGGGTAGGCGATCTCGTTGCCCATGTAGGAGCAGGTCGTGTAGAAGCAGGTGAGCAGCACGGCATGCAGCT from Salvelinus fontinalis isolate EN_2023a chromosome 26, ASM2944872v1, whole genome shotgun sequence includes:
- the LOC129824296 gene encoding cyclin-dependent kinase 5 activator 1-like encodes the protein MGSAMSISLRKKAVLFKDGPDTVGHLMEVQTGKSAKDKTLKRYLPWRRIVKKKGSKKVQALKNTNQSNIAHLSNENREKSQSFSNLSTLSLEKSQSCDKLSTQDQSTPAISNSSNNAASSVEKFPLCNSNTAPDTPQMVTVQDLDTPRRLVMVYATTGELLRCLGEFLCRRCHRLQDMSSMDPVLWLRVVDRYLLDNCYQNQSCINPATVVFLYMLCREAVSSEVATLHELHAVLLTCFYTTCSYMGNEIAYPLKPFLVDTCQQTFWIRCMSITKLMSDKMLQMNTDPNFFSQVFADLKNESQKEEKKSRLLSGVYSIQ